The Solibacillus daqui genome has a segment encoding these proteins:
- a CDS encoding Fe-S cluster assembly protein HesB: MSPEGKQFVEQVLAQAEGATLRFYGVAGCCGMNLSAEIAQAKEEDTVQTIEGIEIAVDPQIAQQLTDVTIHAEEENGQLGLVLLGYEQSSC; this comes from the coding sequence ATGAGTCCAGAAGGTAAACAATTTGTAGAGCAAGTATTAGCACAAGCTGAAGGCGCAACATTACGCTTTTACGGTGTAGCCGGTTGTTGTGGTATGAATTTAAGTGCAGAAATTGCACAAGCAAAGGAAGAAGATACAGTGCAAACAATTGAAGGTATTGAAATTGCCGTAGATCCACAAATTGCACAGCAATTAACAGACGTAACGATTCACGCAGAAGAAGAAAATGGTCAGCTTGGGTTAGTATTACTTGGCTACGAACAATCAAGTTGCTGA
- a CDS encoding VOC family protein, whose protein sequence is MSEKLLRVGTTYIPVTNVENSYEWYVNKLGAELSYKDADKAILNFANQSIFLVKSKDNQSSNFYDCYGEERFSITFEVNGLTALEAIHKDFTDKKIRVGEIENRGHSGKNFIFFDLDGNKFDVWSELSPLYKEKYLMK, encoded by the coding sequence ATGAGCGAAAAGTTGCTAAGAGTAGGAACTACTTATATTCCAGTAACTAATGTAGAAAATTCTTATGAATGGTATGTAAACAAATTAGGGGCAGAGTTAAGCTATAAAGACGCAGACAAAGCAATTCTTAATTTTGCGAACCAAAGTATTTTTCTTGTTAAATCTAAAGATAATCAAAGTTCTAACTTCTATGATTGTTATGGTGAAGAACGTTTTTCTATAACATTTGAAGTTAATGGATTAACTGCATTGGAGGCAATTCATAAAGATTTTACCGATAAAAAAATAAGAGTTGGAGAAATTGAAAACCGAGGACACTCTGGAAAAAACTTCATTTTCTTCGATTTAGATGGTAATAAATTTGATGTGTGGAGTGAATTAAGTCCACTTTATAAAGAAAAATATCTTATGAAATAG
- the arsC gene encoding arsenate reductase (thioredoxin), producing the protein MTKNTIYFLCTGNSCRSQMADGWAQKLLPEDWEVYSAGIETHGVNPNAIKAMNEVGIDISHHTSDLINQVILNKATLVVTLCGDAADKCPMTPPGVRREHWGFEDPAKATGTEVEKWAVFQQVRDAIGARIEQFVNEELKK; encoded by the coding sequence ATGACAAAAAATACAATTTATTTCCTATGTACAGGAAACTCGTGCCGTTCACAAATGGCAGATGGATGGGCACAAAAATTATTACCGGAAGACTGGGAAGTTTACTCAGCTGGTATTGAAACACATGGTGTCAACCCGAATGCCATCAAGGCAATGAATGAGGTAGGGATTGATATTTCTCACCACACATCTGATTTAATTAACCAAGTCATTTTAAATAAAGCTACATTAGTCGTGACACTTTGTGGGGATGCTGCAGATAAATGTCCAATGACACCTCCTGGCGTACGTCGTGAACACTGGGGTTTTGAAGATCCAGCAAAAGCTACGGGTACTGAGGTAGAAAAATGGGCTGTGTTCCAACAGGTACGTGATGCTATTGGTGCTCGTATTGAGCAATTTGTAAACGAAGAACTTAAAAAATAA
- the arsA gene encoding arsenical pump-driving ATPase, whose translation MERFTREHFPTTPFLFFTGKGGVGKTSTASSLSIALAKEGRKVLLISTDPASNLQDIFGQDLKNEPTKINGTENLYALNLDPEQAAASYKEQMVGPYRGKLPEVVIQNMEEQLSGACTVEIAAFNEFAMLLTNVAYTEQFDTIVFDTAPTGHTLRLLQLPSAWTTFLDENTTGTSCLGPLKGLEPQREVYKQAVAQLTNEAQTKLMLVTRPEANPLKEAARASGELFEIGLRNQQLIINGFLQSESDDPVEKAIYERQIEALKEIPETLKVFAHYYLPFVPYSLSSIERMEAWMMDTKFQTNANEPMLLDTPELEEMIADYVARKPKIIFAMGKGGVGKTTVASYIALRLAEEGIRVHLTTTDPAAHLNWTFGQEDQEGVTVSRIDPKVEIANYEAEVLAKASETMNEEGLAFVKEDLASPCTEEIAVFRAFANLVETHQDEVIIIDTAPTGHTLLLLDATENYHKEISRSEGEVPVAVSNLLPRLRDKDYTSVAIVTLPEATPVYEASRLQEDLLRAGLHVDWWVVNQSFANLKLTSTTLMQKQQSEVKWLEEVKNKSNNRFVTIPWVKESPVGKDGLHALKGETIQ comes from the coding sequence ATGGAACGTTTTACACGTGAGCATTTCCCAACAACACCGTTCCTTTTCTTTACAGGAAAAGGCGGTGTTGGGAAAACATCGACTGCCAGTAGTCTTTCTATTGCTTTAGCGAAAGAAGGAAGGAAAGTGCTGTTAATTAGCACAGACCCTGCTTCGAATTTACAAGATATTTTCGGTCAGGACTTAAAAAATGAACCAACGAAAATAAACGGTACAGAAAATTTATATGCACTAAATCTTGATCCAGAGCAAGCAGCAGCAAGTTATAAGGAGCAAATGGTTGGCCCTTATCGTGGAAAGTTGCCAGAAGTCGTGATTCAAAATATGGAGGAGCAATTATCAGGTGCTTGTACCGTTGAAATTGCTGCCTTTAATGAATTTGCGATGCTACTAACAAACGTTGCGTATACAGAACAGTTCGATACGATTGTGTTTGATACGGCACCAACTGGCCATACACTTCGTTTATTACAGTTACCATCTGCATGGACGACATTTTTAGATGAAAATACGACAGGTACGTCTTGTCTTGGTCCATTAAAAGGGCTTGAGCCACAACGTGAAGTGTATAAGCAAGCAGTTGCACAGTTAACGAATGAGGCACAAACAAAACTGATGCTAGTGACACGACCTGAAGCGAACCCATTAAAGGAAGCAGCACGTGCATCAGGGGAACTATTTGAGATTGGTTTGCGTAATCAGCAGTTAATCATTAACGGCTTTTTACAATCAGAAAGCGATGATCCGGTTGAAAAAGCAATTTATGAACGTCAAATCGAAGCGCTAAAAGAGATACCAGAAACATTAAAGGTTTTTGCCCATTATTACTTACCGTTCGTGCCGTATTCTTTATCAAGTATTGAGCGAATGGAAGCATGGATGATGGATACGAAGTTCCAGACAAATGCGAATGAGCCAATGTTGTTAGATACCCCAGAACTTGAAGAAATGATTGCAGACTACGTAGCACGCAAGCCAAAGATTATTTTTGCAATGGGGAAAGGTGGCGTAGGGAAAACAACTGTTGCCTCGTATATTGCATTAAGACTGGCTGAAGAAGGCATACGTGTACATTTAACAACAACAGACCCTGCAGCCCATTTAAATTGGACATTTGGACAAGAAGACCAAGAAGGCGTAACAGTTAGTCGTATTGACCCGAAAGTAGAAATTGCGAATTACGAAGCAGAAGTGCTAGCAAAAGCTAGTGAGACGATGAATGAAGAGGGACTCGCCTTTGTAAAAGAAGATTTAGCTTCACCTTGTACCGAGGAAATTGCAGTCTTTAGAGCTTTTGCAAATCTAGTCGAAACGCATCAAGATGAAGTCATTATCATTGATACGGCACCAACAGGACATACGTTGTTACTGCTCGATGCAACAGAAAACTATCATAAGGAAATTTCTCGTTCAGAAGGAGAAGTACCTGTTGCTGTTTCGAATTTATTACCACGATTACGCGATAAAGACTATACAAGTGTAGCCATTGTCACGTTACCAGAAGCCACACCTGTGTACGAAGCATCACGTCTACAAGAAGATTTATTACGTGCAGGGTTACATGTTGATTGGTGGGTAGTCAATCAATCATTTGCTAATCTAAAGCTAACAAGCACGACACTGATGCAAAAACAGCAATCTGAGGTTAAATGGTTAGAAGAAGTGAAAAATAAAAGCAATAACCGTTTTGTGACGATTCCTTGGGTAAAGGAATCGCCAGTTGGGAAAGACGGATTACATGCATTAAAAGGAGAGACAATCCAGTGA
- the arsD gene encoding arsenite efflux transporter metallochaperone ArsD, whose translation MKKIEIFEQAMCCPTGVCGPAIDPELLRMSFIMNNLKNTSVSAERFNLTNNPDVFVNNKAVNDLLMTDGMDSLPATFVGGELVLKGSYPTTAQFAEWSGLNEEELVKKPKLRISIGVDK comes from the coding sequence ATGAAGAAAATTGAAATTTTTGAGCAAGCAATGTGCTGTCCGACAGGCGTATGTGGACCAGCGATTGATCCAGAGTTACTACGCATGTCTTTCATTATGAATAACTTAAAAAATACAAGTGTTTCAGCTGAGCGTTTCAATTTAACGAATAACCCTGACGTGTTTGTCAACAACAAGGCTGTCAATGATTTACTAATGACAGACGGAATGGATAGCTTACCTGCGACATTCGTAGGTGGTGAGCTTGTGTTAAAGGGAAGTTACCCGACAACAGCTCAGTTTGCAGAGTGGTCTGGACTAAATGAAGAAGAGTTAGTGAAAAAGCCGAAACTACGCATTTCTATTGGAGTTGATAAATAA